A genome region from Paracoccus stylophorae includes the following:
- a CDS encoding peroxidase-related enzyme (This protein belongs to a clade of uncharacterized proteins related to peroxidases such as the alkylhydroperoxidase AhpD.) has protein sequence MTRVVRKFTRNVPHWQPRLKPVDLRQASQEQLDALQVTPSNTKVSDYVLTLAHDVESLKVRSPLFNAIMYDKGGLGRAGRELGALAASMVNHCIYCAAVHAMRHAQIENATEVTDNLFRDGAQAQLSPRDRAIFDFAAALSECPSRATPAQMKALRDAGLDDAEVLDLILSAALFGWANRLMHVLGDPVRLDDAGQAN, from the coding sequence ATGACGCGCGTGGTCCGCAAGTTCACCCGCAACGTCCCGCATTGGCAGCCGCGCCTGAAGCCCGTCGATCTGCGTCAGGCCAGTCAGGAACAGCTGGACGCGCTGCAGGTCACGCCGTCCAACACCAAGGTGTCGGATTACGTGCTGACGCTGGCGCATGACGTGGAAAGCCTGAAGGTGCGATCGCCCCTGTTCAACGCGATCATGTATGACAAGGGCGGGCTGGGGCGCGCCGGGCGGGAACTGGGCGCGCTTGCGGCCTCGATGGTCAATCACTGCATCTATTGCGCCGCGGTCCACGCGATGCGACACGCCCAGATCGAGAACGCGACCGAGGTCACCGACAATCTGTTTCGCGACGGCGCGCAGGCGCAGCTTTCCCCGCGCGACCGGGCGATCTTCGATTTCGCCGCGGCGCTGTCGGAATGTCCGTCCCGCGCCACGCCTGCGCAGATGAAGGCGCTGCGGGATGCCGGGCTGGACGATGCCGAGGTGCTGGACCTGATCCTGTCGGCCGCGCTGTTTGGCTGGGCCAACCGGCTGATGCATGTGCTGGGCGATCCGGTGCGTCTGGACGATGCCGGGCAGGCCAACTGA
- a CDS encoding NAD(P)-binding domain-containing protein has product MTYDTASSIDGQGLPALEARLREDLKFLNWPGKDWVPARKGVSDVVIIGGGMCGMVAWMALKTGGIHNMRILDRSPEGLEGPWLTYARMETLRSPKELTGPAYGHGALSFQAWYRAQFGTASWDALDKIPRPMWMEYLQWYRHVLKIPTENGVSVDLVEPEGDLLRLHLSGAAEASILCRKLVFATGRDGTGKPNIPGFVRGLDRKYWAHSADEIDFAALKDKRVAVVGVGASAVDNAAEALEHGAAEVRHLIRRKTMPTINKMMGIGSFGFTAGYASLPDEWRWRFMQYSFATQTPPPHGSTLRVSRHANAYFHFGKAVESTVERDRAVVVGFADGTAYEADFVILGTGFTIDPLSRTEFGPAADDILLWQDVYTPPADEPSPDLGRFPYLNGDFTFREKVPGRAPWLSEVYCFNYGASASLGKVSGDIPGISEGADWLAREIAAKLYAEDVAIHWQAMLDYDKPELDGSEWTPSELPGDDRKGKVA; this is encoded by the coding sequence ATGACATACGACACCGCCTCTTCGATCGACGGCCAGGGCCTGCCCGCGCTGGAGGCGCGGCTGCGCGAGGACCTGAAATTCCTGAACTGGCCGGGCAAGGACTGGGTCCCCGCGCGCAAGGGCGTCAGCGACGTGGTCATCATCGGCGGCGGCATGTGCGGCATGGTGGCGTGGATGGCGCTGAAGACCGGCGGCATCCACAACATGCGGATTCTGGATCGCAGTCCCGAAGGGCTGGAAGGGCCGTGGCTGACCTATGCGCGGATGGAAACGCTGCGCTCGCCCAAGGAGCTGACGGGGCCGGCCTATGGTCACGGCGCGCTCAGCTTTCAGGCGTGGTATCGGGCGCAGTTCGGCACCGCAAGCTGGGACGCGCTGGACAAGATCCCGCGTCCGATGTGGATGGAATACCTGCAATGGTATCGCCACGTGCTGAAGATCCCGACCGAGAACGGCGTTTCGGTCGATCTGGTCGAACCCGAGGGCGATCTGCTGCGGCTGCATCTGTCGGGCGCGGCAGAGGCGTCGATCCTGTGCCGCAAGCTGGTCTTCGCCACCGGCCGCGACGGCACCGGCAAGCCCAACATCCCCGGTTTCGTGCGGGGGCTTGACCGGAAATACTGGGCGCACAGCGCTGACGAGATCGACTTTGCGGCGCTGAAGGACAAGCGCGTGGCGGTGGTGGGCGTCGGCGCCTCGGCCGTGGACAACGCCGCCGAGGCGCTGGAACACGGCGCAGCCGAAGTCCGCCACCTGATCCGGCGCAAGACGATGCCGACGATCAACAAGATGATGGGGATCGGATCGTTCGGCTTCACCGCCGGCTATGCCAGCCTGCCCGACGAATGGCGCTGGCGCTTCATGCAGTATTCTTTTGCCACCCAGACCCCGCCGCCGCACGGATCGACCCTGCGGGTCAGCCGCCACGCCAATGCCTATTTTCATTTCGGCAAGGCGGTCGAATCGACCGTGGAACGCGACCGCGCGGTCGTGGTCGGCTTTGCCGACGGCACCGCCTATGAGGCGGATTTCGTCATCCTTGGCACCGGCTTTACCATCGACCCGCTGTCGCGCACCGAGTTCGGTCCGGCGGCGGACGATATCCTGCTGTGGCAGGACGTCTATACGCCGCCCGCAGACGAGCCGTCGCCCGATCTGGGCCGCTTTCCCTATCTGAACGGCGATTTCACCTTTCGCGAGAAGGTGCCGGGCCGGGCACCGTGGCTGTCGGAAGTCTACTGTTTCAACTATGGTGCATCGGCAAGTCTGGGCAAGGTCAGCGGCGACATTCCCGGCATCTCCGAAGGCGCGGACTGGCTGGCGCGCGAGATTGCGGCCAAGCTGTATGCCGAGGATGTCGCGATCCACTGGCAGGCGATGCTGGATTACGACAAGCCGGAACTGGATGGCAGCGAATGGACTCCGTCCGAACTGCCCGGCGACGACAGGAAAGGAAAGGTGGCCTGA
- a CDS encoding NAD/NADP octopine/nopaline dehydrogenase family protein: MDVSKTTGLAGAGSIAFGTAALLHEAGHNPMLWSPSGAGTAELAAGAPLTAKGAVETEFHPRIADSAAMLARENEVLIVALPGYGHKTVLDALAPHIGPHHQVIISSHASLGAVYLTQLLAERGISVPVTAWGTTICTGRRQSGTEVQVNTVRSRVDLCTVPVERSDEALELCRDLFGDRFQPRDGLLAISLSNLNPQNHMGIALANITRMERGETWSQGQNVTPAVGRLLERLDLERLSIARALDLEVRTIFEHFHLSFHVPVASISEMNQQMHAQGNGGTGPATADSRYVTEDVPYGLVLTAELGRLVGRPAILHEAGIRIFSAMYGRDFAAENEILAALDLNRFTLDDLKRAARTGLLRQPAGA; encoded by the coding sequence ATGGATGTGAGCAAGACGACAGGACTGGCCGGCGCAGGCTCGATCGCGTTCGGAACCGCGGCTCTGCTGCACGAGGCCGGGCACAACCCGATGCTGTGGTCGCCCTCGGGCGCGGGGACGGCGGAACTGGCCGCAGGCGCGCCGCTGACCGCAAAAGGGGCGGTGGAGACCGAATTTCATCCGCGCATCGCCGACAGCGCGGCGATGCTGGCGCGCGAGAACGAGGTGCTGATCGTCGCCCTGCCGGGTTACGGCCACAAGACCGTGCTGGATGCGCTGGCCCCGCATATCGGGCCGCATCATCAGGTCATCATCTCGTCCCACGCCTCGTTGGGCGCGGTCTATCTGACGCAGCTTCTGGCCGAACGCGGCATCAGCGTTCCCGTCACCGCCTGGGGCACCACGATCTGCACCGGCCGCCGCCAGTCGGGAACCGAGGTGCAGGTGAACACCGTGCGCAGCCGCGTCGATCTTTGCACCGTCCCGGTCGAGCGGTCGGACGAGGCGCTGGAATTGTGCCGCGATCTGTTCGGCGACCGGTTCCAGCCGCGCGACGGATTGCTGGCGATCTCGCTGTCGAACCTGAACCCGCAGAATCACATGGGCATCGCGCTGGCCAACATCACCCGGATGGAACGCGGCGAAACCTGGAGCCAGGGGCAGAACGTCACGCCGGCGGTGGGTCGGCTGCTGGAACGGCTTGATCTGGAACGACTTTCCATCGCGCGCGCGCTGGATCTTGAGGTCAGGACGATCTTCGAACATTTCCATCTGTCCTTTCACGTGCCCGTCGCCTCGATTTCCGAAATGAACCAGCAGATGCATGCGCAGGGCAATGGCGGCACCGGGCCGGCCACCGCCGACAGCCGCTATGTCACCGAGGATGTGCCCTATGGGCTGGTGCTGACCGCAGAACTTGGGCGGCTTGTCGGGCGGCCGGCGATCCTGCACGAGGCCGGCATCCGCATCTTTTCCGCCATGTATGGGCGCGATTTCGCGGCCGAGAACGAGATACTGGCGGCGCTGGACCTGAACCGGTTCACGCTGGACGACCTGAAACGGGCGGCCAGAACCGGACTGTTGCGACAGCCCGCCGGCGCCTGA
- a CDS encoding MFS transporter, giving the protein MTAPSINPLANASFRRLFAAQICSLLAIGLMTVAMSLAAFRIGGVAAAGQILGFLLAVKMVAYVALSPLAEALLAGRSRKRVMVALDLARMALLVPMAYATQTWQIALLALGFFAVSSAFTPIFQSVIPDLLPQERSYGRALVWSRLAYTMESVLSPVIAAMALQLIAAQYLFWVAALAFAGSILAVLLTRFPARMPDRRKGPFVQRALTGLRIYGKTPRLRGLFVLNLALSLSMAWVLVNSVVLAGARLGDAERHFPILMAFYGLGAAVGAIMVPRLIEAFDERRVMIAGAAIHAVLGLGIALPPSHAGYLALWTGFGLAASLVLTPGGLVIARSAAAAERPALFAAQFSLSHAGWLLAYPLAGLLAGLAGLEPALLMLSAMTLVLAGLGARVWPARDPVTREHDHPDLPDNHPHLRAIAAHGPRHRHAHIFHIDDLHPDWPAAQPG; this is encoded by the coding sequence ATGACCGCGCCCTCGATCAATCCTTTGGCCAATGCGTCCTTCCGCCGGCTGTTTGCCGCGCAGATCTGTTCGCTGCTGGCGATCGGGCTGATGACCGTCGCGATGTCGCTGGCGGCGTTCCGGATCGGCGGCGTGGCGGCGGCGGGGCAGATCCTGGGGTTCCTGCTGGCGGTGAAGATGGTGGCCTATGTCGCCCTGTCGCCGCTGGCCGAGGCGTTGCTGGCCGGGCGGTCGCGCAAGCGGGTGATGGTGGCGCTGGATCTGGCGCGGATGGCGCTGCTTGTGCCCATGGCCTATGCCACCCAGACTTGGCAGATCGCGCTGCTGGCACTGGGGTTTTTCGCCGTCTCGTCGGCGTTCACGCCGATCTTTCAGTCGGTCATCCCCGATCTGCTGCCGCAGGAGCGCAGCTATGGCCGGGCACTGGTCTGGTCACGTCTGGCCTATACGATGGAATCGGTGCTGTCGCCGGTGATCGCGGCCATGGCGCTGCAGCTGATCGCGGCGCAGTATCTGTTCTGGGTCGCGGCGCTGGCCTTTGCGGGGTCGATCCTGGCGGTTCTGCTGACGCGGTTTCCGGCCCGGATGCCGGATCGGCGCAAGGGGCCTTTCGTGCAACGCGCGCTGACGGGGCTGCGCATCTACGGCAAGACGCCCCGGCTGCGCGGGCTGTTCGTGCTGAACCTTGCGCTGTCGCTGAGCATGGCGTGGGTTCTGGTGAACTCGGTCGTGCTTGCGGGCGCGCGGCTTGGGGATGCGGAACGGCATTTTCCGATCCTGATGGCATTTTACGGGCTGGGCGCGGCCGTGGGCGCGATCATGGTGCCGCGCCTGATCGAAGCGTTCGACGAAAGGCGGGTGATGATCGCGGGCGCCGCAATCCACGCCGTCCTGGGTCTGGGGATCGCGCTGCCGCCAAGCCATGCGGGCTATCTGGCCTTGTGGACCGGGTTCGGGCTGGCCGCCTCGCTGGTGCTGACGCCGGGCGGGCTGGTCATCGCGCGTTCGGCCGCCGCCGCGGAACGGCCGGCGCTTTTCGCGGCCCAGTTCTCGCTGTCCCATGCCGGCTGGCTGCTGGCCTATCCGCTGGCGGGACTGCTGGCCGGGCTGGCGGGGCTGGAACCGGCGCTGCTGATGCTGTCGGCCATGACGCTGGTTCTGGCGGGGCTGGGCGCGCGGGTGTGGCCCGCGCGCGATCCGGTGACGCGCGAACACGACCATCCCGACCTGCCCGACAATCACCCGCATCTGCGCGCCATCGCCGCGCACGGACCGCGCCACCGCCACGCCCATATCTTCCATATCGACGATCTGCACCCGGATTGGCCGGCCGCGCAACCCGGCTGA
- a CDS encoding ABC transporter substrate-binding protein: MSKPIYNRRRFLGTAAVTGAALTSPVYLRRAMAQSGGEVNIWTYSDFVPESFRKQFEADTGIKVNIRLVDDQGKQFNLLAAEQPNPSVDIMTVAGHRFLQFIDSDLLAPLDTGRLSNWDRINPVFSDGDWATIRGEKWGVPILSGMEVLAFNTEAVSAEEAMTWHTLFSEEYKGQTAYIVQDMMSIVMLMMGYDGNMVAYKNDPERAAAIVEEAKNFLIQKKPLVRKYYDSGAEFQQMMVNQDILLGHSWNGPAAALIQDGFPLGMTIPREGSYGFVYTYNIANNAPNADNAYTFLDAILSSPEIGAAMTQASGFISTYKDATQYLSDLEKKATSFPEDQLARMQFFRAEANDLKYSLVDPAVEAIKAA, encoded by the coding sequence GTGTCCAAACCGATCTATAACCGCCGCCGTTTCCTGGGCACCGCCGCCGTCACCGGCGCGGCCCTGACCTCTCCGGTGTATCTGCGCCGCGCCATGGCGCAGTCCGGCGGAGAGGTGAATATCTGGACCTACAGCGATTTCGTTCCCGAAAGCTTTCGAAAACAGTTCGAGGCCGATACCGGGATCAAGGTCAATATCCGGCTGGTCGACGATCAGGGCAAGCAGTTCAACCTGCTGGCCGCCGAACAGCCCAACCCCTCGGTGGACATCATGACCGTCGCGGGCCACCGGTTCCTGCAATTCATCGACAGCGATCTGCTGGCACCGCTGGACACCGGCCGGCTGAGCAACTGGGACCGGATCAACCCGGTCTTCTCGGACGGCGACTGGGCCACGATCCGGGGCGAGAAATGGGGCGTGCCGATCCTGTCGGGCATGGAGGTGCTGGCCTTCAACACCGAGGCCGTCAGCGCCGAGGAGGCGATGACCTGGCACACGCTGTTCAGCGAAGAGTACAAGGGCCAGACCGCCTATATCGTCCAGGACATGATGTCGATCGTGATGCTGATGATGGGCTATGACGGCAACATGGTGGCCTACAAGAACGACCCGGAACGGGCCGCCGCCATTGTCGAGGAAGCCAAGAACTTCCTGATCCAGAAAAAGCCTCTTGTTCGCAAATACTACGACAGCGGCGCGGAATTCCAGCAGATGATGGTCAACCAGGACATCTTGCTGGGCCATTCGTGGAACGGCCCCGCCGCCGCGCTGATCCAGGACGGATTCCCGCTGGGCATGACCATCCCGCGCGAGGGATCGTATGGCTTTGTCTACACCTACAACATCGCCAACAACGCGCCCAACGCGGACAACGCCTATACCTTCCTTGACGCGATCCTGTCCTCGCCCGAGATCGGGGCGGCGATGACACAGGCTTCGGGCTTCATCTCGACCTACAAGGACGCGACGCAGTATCTCAGCGATCTTGAGAAGAAGGCAACCTCGTTCCCCGAGGATCAGCTGGCACGAATGCAGTTCTTCCGGGCCGAGGCGAACGACCTGAAATACAGCCTTGTCGATCCGGCGGTCGAGGCGATCAAGGCCGCCTGA